One Danio aesculapii chromosome 13, fDanAes4.1, whole genome shotgun sequence DNA window includes the following coding sequences:
- the cxcl12a gene encoding chemokine (C-X-C motif) ligand 12a (stromal cell-derived factor 1) — protein sequence MDLKVIVVVALMAVVIHAPISNAKPISLVERCWCRSTVNTVPQRSIRELKFLHTPNCPFQVIAKLKNNKEVCINPETKWLQQYLKNAINKMKKAQQQQV from the exons ATGGATCTCAAAGTGATCGTAGTAGTCGCTCTGATGGCGGTCGTCATTCATGCACCGATTTCCAACG CCAAGCCCATCAGCCTGGTAGAGAGATGCTGGTGCCGCTCCACAGTCAACACAGTCCCACAGAGAAGCATTCGCGAGCTCAAGTTCCTCCACACACCCAACTGCCCCTTCCAAGTCAT TGCCAAACTGAAGAACAACAAGGAGGTGTGCATTAACCCTGAGACCAAATGGCTTCAGCAGTACCTGAAGAATGCCATCAATAA AATGAAAAAAGCCCAACAGCAGCAGGTCTAA